The following proteins come from a genomic window of Malus sylvestris chromosome 4, drMalSylv7.2, whole genome shotgun sequence:
- the LOC126618946 gene encoding kinesin-like protein KIN-14I yields the protein MATEQVLPFSITSVVECVLQEHGSRLSDIDLASRKAEEASLRRYEAARWLRKTVGVVGGKDLPAEPSEEDFRLGLRSGIILCNVLNKVQPGAVPKVVEGPCDSVIIPDGAALSAYQYFENVRNFRVAVEEMGLPTFEASDLEQGGKSARIVNCVLALKSYYEWKQGGGIGSWKYGGALKPPACGKYFLRKNSEPFSRTLSWGEKSHESLSCEDLYEASSSHSLHALVCEVLSDKRQEDIPIIVENLLSKVMEEFEHRLASQGELMKTTSKDMTLSGPDRRLSDCASECASGDMKTEEKAASETKEEEIYNHEEGSKSQSLKQITLVDRQQKDIQELKHTLYDTKAGMKLLQMRYRQEFNNLGKHLHGLASAATGYQKVLEENRKLYNQVQDLKGNIRVYCRVRPFLPGQSNRASSYDHIDDRSLKIITPSKYGKEGRKSFTFNKVFGPFSTQEEVFSDTQPLIRSVLDGYNVCIFAYGQTGSGKTFTMTGPKDITEESQGVNYRALSDLFYLSEQRKDTICYEISVQMLEIYNEQVKDLLAVEGSSKRLEIRNSSQNGINVPEANLVPVSSTSDVIYLMNLGHKNRSVSATAMNDRSSRSHSCLTVHVHGRDLTSGSILRGCMHLVDLAGSERVDKSEVTGDRLKEAQHINKSLSALGDVIASLAQKNAHVPYRNSKLTQLLQDSLGGQAKTLMFVHISPEPYSLGETLSTLKFAERVSTVELGAARVNKDSADVKELKEQIATLKAALARKESEGAQAQLKYSQSMSPERSRIKSAGSSPLHSNWKSTGDLSGASMQAADDFGNIEVRKFSALKPKRRSLDLQDMMTQGRSPPWPPANNEGLNVKEEADKDSVLSGDWVDKVMVNKHEGANREENLLGSWDMDNRQLPEMFGPSSLPDPPKLYMEPHFGKLTASKEDSPDYDAQRSRNEMANTDDSDDQLDAATSDCSEPDMLWQQNLPKPTCIPNGLGSKAKKTNSRPIRSPETRSMIPSLIPSPSRKPPNGVSQPLHRTASGRIGEGKRRPGSAK from the exons ATGGCGACGGAGCAAGTGTTGCCGTTCTCCATAACTTCTGTGGTTGAATGCGTTCTTCAGGAGCATGGGAGTCGTCTGAGCGATATCGACTTGGCTTCCAGGAAGGCCGAGGAAGCAT CCTTGAGAAGGTATGAAGCAGCGAGGTGGCTACGAAAGACGGTTGGCGTTGTGGGGGGTAAAGATTTGCCGGCTGAGCCTTCCGAAGAAGATTTCCGGCTTGGATTGCGGAGTGGAATAATCCTTTGCAATGTTCTTAACAAGGTTCAACCCGGAGCTGTGCCAAAG GTAGTTGAAGGCCCTTGTGACTCCGTTATTATTCCCGATGGGGCAGCTCTATCAGCGTATCAGTACTTCGAAAATGTCAGAAACTTCCGTGTGGCTGTGGAGGAAATGGGGCTTCCAACCTTTGAAGCTTCCGATTTGGAACAG GGAGGGAAATCTGCGAGGATTGTGAACTGCGTTCTAGCATTGAAATCATATTACGAGTGGAAACAAGGAGGTGGAATTGGATCATGGAAGTATGGTGGAGCTTTGAAACCACCTGCCTGCGGGAAATACTTCTTGCGGAAAAATTCAGAACCCTTTTCGAGGACCTTATCATGGGGCGAAAAGTCACACGAAAGTTTGTCCTGTGAAGATCTCTATGAAGCA AGTTCCTCTCATTCTTTACATGCGCTAGTATGTGAAGTGCTTTCGGACAAGAGGCAAGAAGACATACCAATC ATTGTGGAAAATTTGCTGAGTAAAGTCATGGAGGAGTTTGAGCATCGGTTAGCAAGCCAAGGCGAACTG ATGAAAACAACTTCCAAAGATATGACGTTGTCCGGCCCTGACAGACGTCTTTCTGACTGTGCCTCTGAATGTGCTTCTGGTGATATGAAG ACCGAAGAGAAAGCTGCCTCTGAAACCAAAGAGGAGGAAATATACAACCATGAAGAGGGATCAAAAAGTCAGTCTCTAAAGCAGATAACGTTGGTTGACCGACAACAGAAAGATATTCAG GAACTGAAACATACTCTATACGATACAAAAGCAGGAATGAAGCTTCTACAAATGAGGTACCGGCAGGAGTTCAACAATCTAG GCAAGCACCTCCATGGTTTGGCTTCTGCAGCAACAGGATACCAGAAGGTTCTTGAAGAAAATCGCAAGTTATACAATCAAGTGCAGGATTTGAAAG GTAATATAAGGGTATACTGTCGAGTGCGGCCCTTCTTGCCTGGGCAATCAAACCGGGCCAGTAGCTATGATCACATAGATGATAGAAGTCTTAAGATTATCACACCTTCCAAATATGGCAAAGAGGGAAGGAAATCTTTCACTTTCAACAAAGTTTTTGGTCCTTTTTCAACCCAAG AGGAGGTATTTTCAGACACGCAGCCTCTCATTCGGTCTGTTCTCGATGGTTACAATGTCTGTATATTTGCTTATGGCCAAACGGGATCAGGGAAAACTTTTACAATG ACTGGACCGAAAGATATTACAGAGGAAAGTCAAGGTGTAAATTACAGAGCACTCAGTGATTTATTTTATCTATCAGAACAGAGAAAGGACACCATTTGTTATGAAATTTCTGTTCAGATGCTTGAAATTTACAATGAGCAAGTCAAGGATCTCCTGGCGGTGGAGGGTTCTAGCAAACG ATTAGAAATTCGCAACAGTTCTCAAAACGGAATTAATGTACCTGAGGCGAACCTTGTTCCTGTATCATCGACATCTGATGTTATATATTTGATGAACCTTGGGCATAAGAATCGTTCAGTGAGTGCAACAGCCATGAATGACCGGAGTAGTAGATCGCACAG TTGCTTGACAGTTCATGTTCATGGAAGAGACCTGACATCGGGAAGCATACTCCGGGGTTGTATGCATCTAGTTGACTTGGCAGGAAGTGAGAGAGTTGACAAATCTGAGGTGACGGGAGACAGATTAAAGGAGGCACAACATATTAACAAATCTCTCTCAGCTTTAGGAGATGTCATTGCCTCTCTTGCTCAAAAGAACGCACACGTTCCTTACAGAAACAGTAAGCTCACACAGCTGCTCCAAGACTCGCTCG GAGGGCAAGCGAAGACGCTCATGTTTGTTCATATCAGCCCTGAGCCTTACTCTCTCGGAGAAACACTTAGTACACTCAAGTTTGCAGAAAGGGTTTCTACAGTTGAACTTGGTGCCGCCCGAGTTAACAAAGACAGTGCAGATGTAAAAGAGCTCAAAGAACAG ATTGCTACACTTAAGGCAGCCTTAGCAAGGAAGGAAAGCGAGGGAGCGCAAGCGCAACTTAAATATTCTCAATCCATGAGCCCAGAAAGATCCAGAATCAAGTCTGCTGGGTCTTCCCCTTTGCATTCAAATTGGAAAAGCACCGGAGATTTGTCCGGGGCTTCCATGCAAGCAGCAGATGATTTTGGAAACATAGAG GTTCGCAAATTTTCTGCATTGAAGCCAAAAAGGCGAAGTTTAGATCTTCAAGATATGATGACACAAGGGCGTTCGCCTCCCTGGCCACCCGCTAATAATGAAGGACTAAATGTAAAGGAGGAAGCCGATAAGGATTCAGTACTCTCCGGAGATTGGGTTGATAAGGTCATGGTGAACAAACATGAAGGTGCAAATAGAGAAGAGAATCTATTAGGAAGTTGGGATATGGATAACAGACAGTTGCCGGAGATGTTTGGTCCAAGTAGCCTCCCTGACCCTCCGAAGTTATACATGGAACCACATTTTGGAAAGTTAACAGCGAGCAAGGAGGACAGCCCAGACTATGATGCACAAAGGAGTCGGAATGAGATGGCCAACACCGATGACTCTGATGATCAACTTGATGCTGCAACTAGTGATTGTTCAGAGCCAGACATGCTTTGGCAACAAAACCTTCCGAAACCTACCTGCATTCCAAATGGACTGGGATCAAAAGCGAAGAAAACTAATTCAAGGCCAATAAGGAGCCCAGAAACTAG GAGCATGATTCCATCATTGATTCCTTCACCATCACGGAAACCACCCAATGGGGTGAGCCAGCCTCTGCACAGGACAGCAAGTGGAAGGATTGGTGAAGGGAAGCGAAGACCTGGGAGTGCAAAGTAA